A single region of the Streptomyces virginiae genome encodes:
- a CDS encoding VOC family protein, translating to MSTIKQFQVTFDCAEPARLAAFWCEVLGYVVPAVPEGFASWEEFHRSLPPEDEIYFACTDPSGVGSRLLFQRVPEGKVVKNRVHLDVRAGAGLVGEERLATLEAECARLMALGGKHVLTQRADGVNESCITMQDIEGNEFCLT from the coding sequence ATGTCAACGATCAAGCAGTTCCAAGTGACCTTCGACTGCGCGGAGCCTGCACGCCTCGCCGCCTTCTGGTGTGAGGTGCTGGGGTACGTCGTGCCGGCGGTCCCGGAGGGCTTTGCCTCGTGGGAGGAGTTCCACCGCTCGCTGCCGCCCGAGGACGAGATCTACTTCGCGTGCACCGATCCCTCGGGTGTGGGCTCGCGCTTGCTCTTTCAGCGAGTTCCCGAAGGCAAGGTCGTCAAGAACCGGGTTCATCTCGATGTGCGGGCCGGCGCCGGGCTCGTTGGCGAGGAGCGCCTGGCCACACTTGAGGCCGAATGCGCACGGCTGATGGCGCTCGGCGGGAAGCACGTGTTGACGCAGCGCGCCGATGGCGTCAACGAGTCGTGCATCACGATGCAGGACATCGAGGGCAACGAGTTCTGCCTCACCTGA
- a CDS encoding macro domain-containing protein, giving the protein MSVERGPAPLRVVLTDTDAEVVQAWRAAFVDTPGIEIRHGSILDEAVDAWVTPTNSRARMDGGVDAAIKRHLGAGIQLRVQRAVRAQFGGCLPVGSAVCVASGAVVPRFLISTPTMEQSSQNVRDTVNVALACAAAFQAIHRQNAEVPGSIRSVALVGMGARTGRVPARVCANLMWTGYTLFHEFRFDDYDDLRSTVVAQLDGIESGPAERRVRIEPPWRRPAGRR; this is encoded by the coding sequence ATGAGTGTGGAGCGTGGGCCGGCGCCGCTGCGGGTGGTGCTGACCGACACCGACGCGGAAGTGGTCCAGGCGTGGCGGGCGGCGTTCGTGGACACGCCCGGGATCGAGATCCGGCACGGTTCGATCCTCGACGAGGCGGTCGACGCCTGGGTCACCCCGACCAACTCCCGGGCGCGGATGGACGGCGGGGTCGACGCGGCCATCAAGCGGCATCTGGGAGCGGGCATCCAGCTGCGCGTGCAGCGGGCCGTCCGGGCGCAGTTCGGGGGCTGCCTCCCGGTGGGAAGCGCGGTGTGCGTCGCGTCGGGGGCGGTTGTGCCGAGGTTCCTGATATCGACGCCGACGATGGAGCAGTCCTCGCAGAACGTGCGGGACACCGTGAACGTCGCCCTGGCGTGCGCGGCCGCGTTCCAGGCCATCCACCGGCAGAACGCGGAAGTGCCGGGCAGCATCCGGTCGGTGGCGCTGGTCGGCATGGGCGCCCGGACCGGCCGGGTGCCGGCCCGGGTCTGCGCCAACCTGATGTGGACCGGCTACACGCTGTTCCACGAGTTCCGCTTCGACGACTACGACGACCTGCGCAGCACGGTCGTCGCGCAGCTCGACGGCATCGAGAGCGGGCCGGCCGAGCGGCGGGTGCGCATCGAGCCCCCGTGGCGGCGCCCGGCCGGCCGCCGCTGA
- a CDS encoding amino acid permease, giving the protein MGGFGNFAISFSVISVLSGCMTLYGFGMGSGGPAVMLWGWIGVGLFVLCVGLALAEVTSAYPTSGALYYMADRLGGRRWGWYTGWLNLLGLLGAIAGIDYGAALFTGAFLNLRFGFVPTPGSTFLIFLCILLLHAALNLFGVRLVSVLNSISVWWHLGGVAVIVGALAFIPDNHQSASFVFTEFVNDTGWANPFYVAAVGLLLAQYTFSGYDASAHLSEETRDASVSAAKGIVRAIWVSWIAGFALLAGLTFAIQDYAAVQGSATGVPPAQIFIDALGSGGATALLLVVIVAQLFCGNAEVAAASRMVFAFSRDNALPGSALWRKVSGRTQTPVPAVWLSVVVAGVLALPSLYSATAYGAVTAINVIGITPAYAIPIYLRLRAGNRFEPGPWNLGRWSKPIGWIAVVWVGLVTVLFCLPQKSPVTIDSMNYAVIALAVVLVLASVWWYVARRSYGTPSAYGNAREQAEIAEDIV; this is encoded by the coding sequence ATGGGCGGCTTCGGAAACTTCGCCATCAGCTTCTCCGTCATATCCGTCCTCTCCGGATGCATGACGTTGTACGGCTTCGGCATGGGCTCCGGCGGCCCGGCCGTGATGCTGTGGGGCTGGATCGGCGTAGGCCTCTTCGTCCTCTGCGTGGGTCTCGCCCTGGCCGAGGTGACCAGCGCCTACCCCACCTCCGGCGCGCTCTACTACATGGCCGACCGGCTCGGCGGCCGCCGCTGGGGTTGGTACACGGGCTGGCTGAACCTGCTGGGGCTGCTCGGCGCCATCGCCGGCATCGACTACGGCGCCGCCCTGTTCACCGGCGCCTTCCTCAACCTCCGCTTCGGGTTCGTGCCCACCCCCGGCTCGACGTTCCTGATCTTCCTGTGCATCCTGCTGCTGCACGCCGCGCTCAACCTCTTCGGGGTCCGCCTCGTCAGCGTGCTCAACTCCATCAGCGTCTGGTGGCACCTGGGCGGTGTCGCCGTGATCGTCGGCGCCCTGGCCTTCATCCCCGACAACCACCAGTCGGCCTCGTTCGTCTTCACCGAGTTCGTCAACGACACCGGCTGGGCCAATCCGTTCTACGTGGCGGCCGTCGGCCTGCTGCTCGCCCAGTACACCTTCTCCGGCTACGACGCCTCCGCGCACCTCTCGGAGGAGACCAGGGACGCCTCCGTCTCCGCCGCCAAGGGCATCGTCCGCGCCATCTGGGTCTCCTGGATCGCCGGTTTCGCCCTGCTCGCCGGCCTCACCTTCGCCATCCAGGACTACGCGGCGGTCCAGGGCAGCGCCACCGGCGTCCCGCCCGCCCAGATCTTCATCGACGCACTGGGCTCCGGCGGCGCCACCGCCCTGCTCCTCGTCGTCATCGTCGCGCAGCTCTTCTGCGGCAACGCCGAGGTCGCCGCCGCGAGCCGCATGGTCTTCGCCTTCAGCCGTGACAACGCGCTCCCCGGATCGGCCCTGTGGCGCAAGGTCAGCGGCCGCACCCAGACCCCGGTGCCGGCCGTCTGGCTCTCCGTCGTCGTCGCGGGCGTACTCGCTCTGCCCTCGCTGTACTCCGCCACCGCCTACGGGGCCGTGACCGCCATCAACGTCATCGGCATCACCCCGGCCTACGCCATCCCGATCTACCTGCGCCTGCGCGCCGGCAACCGCTTCGAGCCCGGTCCCTGGAACCTGGGCCGCTGGAGCAAGCCGATCGGCTGGATCGCCGTCGTCTGGGTGGGGCTCGTCACCGTCCTCTTCTGCCTGCCCCAGAAGTCCCCCGTCACCATCGACTCGATGAACTACGCCGTGATCGCCCTGGCGGTGGTCCTGGTCCTGGCCAGCGTCTGGTGGTACGTGGCACGCCGCTCGTACGGCACCCCCTCGGCCTACGGCAACGCCCGCGAGCAGGCGGAGATCGCCGAGGACATCGTCTGA
- a CDS encoding FGGY family carbohydrate kinase, translated as MTGPVLAVDQGTSGTKALVVCPIRGVIGSGSAPVRPRYLPGGRVEVTPGELLDSVVDAGRAALAAAGEPVVAVGLANQGETVLAWDPATGEPLTDAIVWQDRRAETLCTELAPHAPSLRETTGLPLDPYFAAPKMAWIRRHLTRRGVVTTSDVWLVHRLTGAFVTDAATAGRTQLLDLDTTRWSDAALDAFGLAGERLPEVVDADTHVGTTTAFGPALPLTGLLVDQQAALLAQSVTEPGTAKCTYGTGAFLLAQTGPRPLRSTSGLVGCVAWRLAGRTSYCLDGQVYTAASAVRWLTDLGVISGAADIDTVGGSVPDAGGVTFVPALAGLAAPWWRGDLRGSVTGLGLDTTAGHLVRALCDGVAAQVAELADAVATDLGAPLAALRVDGGLTRSALLMQAQADLLGIPVEVSALPDVTALGVGAVARLGLDPSLTVAEAVPEWKPSAVYEPRAGAAQAAERRARFRAAVSALLGDAPA; from the coding sequence ATGACGGGCCCGGTGCTCGCTGTGGATCAAGGCACCTCGGGGACCAAGGCGCTGGTCGTCTGCCCGATACGTGGAGTCATAGGCTCCGGATCCGCCCCCGTACGGCCCCGCTACCTGCCGGGCGGCCGGGTCGAGGTCACCCCCGGCGAGCTGCTGGACTCGGTCGTCGACGCCGGGCGCGCCGCGCTGGCGGCGGCCGGCGAGCCGGTGGTGGCGGTGGGCCTCGCCAACCAGGGCGAGACCGTACTGGCCTGGGACCCGGCGACCGGCGAACCGCTGACCGACGCGATCGTCTGGCAGGACCGGCGCGCCGAAACGCTCTGCACCGAACTGGCTCCGCACGCACCGTCCTTGCGGGAGACCACCGGCCTGCCGCTCGACCCGTACTTCGCCGCCCCCAAGATGGCCTGGATACGCCGCCACCTGACCCGGCGCGGCGTCGTGACGACCAGCGACGTCTGGCTCGTGCACCGTCTCACCGGTGCGTTCGTCACCGACGCGGCGACCGCCGGCCGCACCCAGCTGCTCGACCTCGACACCACCCGCTGGTCGGACGCGGCACTCGACGCCTTCGGCCTCGCGGGTGAGCGGCTGCCCGAGGTCGTCGACGCCGACACCCACGTCGGCACCACCACCGCCTTCGGTCCCGCACTGCCGCTGACGGGGCTGCTCGTGGACCAGCAGGCCGCCCTCCTCGCCCAGAGCGTCACCGAGCCCGGCACCGCCAAGTGCACCTACGGCACCGGCGCGTTCCTGCTCGCGCAGACCGGCCCACGACCCCTGCGCAGCACCTCCGGACTGGTCGGCTGCGTGGCCTGGCGGCTCGCCGGCCGGACCAGCTACTGCCTGGACGGGCAGGTGTACACCGCCGCCTCCGCCGTGCGCTGGCTCACCGATCTCGGGGTGATCTCCGGTGCCGCCGACATCGACACCGTCGGCGGGAGCGTCCCGGACGCCGGTGGTGTCACCTTCGTCCCGGCGCTCGCCGGGCTCGCCGCCCCGTGGTGGCGGGGCGACCTGCGGGGCTCGGTCACCGGCCTGGGCCTCGACACCACCGCCGGACATCTCGTGCGCGCCCTGTGCGACGGCGTGGCCGCCCAGGTGGCGGAGCTCGCCGACGCGGTCGCCACCGACCTGGGCGCCCCGCTCGCCGCCCTGCGCGTCGACGGCGGCCTGACCCGCTCCGCGCTGCTCATGCAGGCCCAGGCCGACCTGCTCGGCATCCCCGTCGAGGTGTCGGCGCTGCCGGACGTCACCGCGCTCGGCGTCGGCGCCGTCGCCCGGCTCGGGCTCGATCCCTCGCTCACCGTCGCCGAGGCCGTCCCCGAGTGGAAGCCCTCCGCCGTGTACGAGCCGCGGGCCGGCGCGGCGCAGGCGGCGGAACGCCGCGCACGGTTCCGCGCGGCGGTCTCGGCCCTGCTGGGCGACGCACCGGCATGA
- a CDS encoding FAD-dependent oxidoreductase — protein MTVSPAHTAPTAPTATTVTTGGALPGGEYDVTIVGAGVVGTAIARELARLPLRIALVDASDDVGDGTSKANTALLHTGFDAVPGSVESRLVREGHLLLSAYAAATGIPVEPLGALLVAWDAEQLAALPGLAEKALRNGYRSARIIPAEEVRAREPELGPGALGALDVPGESLICPWTTTLAYATQAVRAGVELHLNCRVLGVTSAEVHTVATGRGPLRTRYLVNAAGLYADEIDRLLGHADFTVTPRRGQLIVFDELARGLVRHILLPVPGALGKGVLVSPTVYGKVMLGPTAEDLDDKTDTGSTAEGLALLREKGRRILPALLEEEVTAVYAGLRAATGNDDYAIRAHPEQRYVTVGGIRSTGLSASMAIAAYVVELLADGGLPVAGARDLEPLRMPNLGEAFPRPYRDAELIARDPEYGRIVCHCERVTRGEIRDALASTVPPGSPDGLRRRTRARGGRCQGFYCGPAVRALFEEARR, from the coding sequence ATGACCGTCAGCCCCGCTCACACCGCTCCCACGGCTCCCACCGCGACCACGGTCACCACCGGCGGCGCCCTGCCCGGCGGGGAGTACGACGTGACGATCGTCGGCGCCGGCGTGGTGGGCACGGCCATCGCCCGCGAACTGGCCCGGCTCCCGCTACGGATCGCCCTGGTCGACGCGTCCGACGACGTCGGCGACGGCACCTCGAAGGCCAACACCGCCCTCCTGCACACCGGTTTCGACGCGGTGCCCGGCTCCGTGGAGTCCCGGCTCGTCCGGGAGGGCCATCTCCTGCTCTCCGCGTACGCCGCCGCGACCGGTATCCCGGTGGAGCCGCTCGGTGCGCTCCTCGTCGCCTGGGACGCGGAGCAGCTGGCCGCGCTGCCGGGGCTCGCGGAGAAAGCCCTACGCAACGGCTACCGCTCGGCCCGGATCATCCCGGCCGAGGAGGTGCGGGCCCGCGAGCCGGAGCTCGGACCCGGGGCACTGGGAGCGCTCGACGTCCCGGGGGAGTCCCTCATCTGTCCCTGGACGACCACGCTCGCGTACGCGACGCAGGCCGTGCGCGCGGGTGTCGAACTCCACCTCAACTGCCGTGTACTGGGCGTCACTTCGGCCGAGGTGCACACCGTCGCCACCGGTCGGGGCCCGCTGCGCACCCGGTACCTGGTCAACGCGGCCGGGCTGTACGCCGACGAGATCGACCGGCTCCTCGGCCACGCGGACTTCACCGTGACGCCCCGGCGCGGCCAGCTGATCGTCTTCGACGAGCTCGCCCGCGGCCTCGTACGACACATCCTGCTGCCCGTGCCGGGCGCCCTCGGCAAGGGGGTCCTGGTGTCGCCGACGGTGTACGGGAAGGTGATGCTCGGGCCGACCGCCGAGGACCTCGACGACAAGACGGACACGGGATCGACCGCCGAAGGGCTCGCGCTGCTGCGGGAGAAGGGGCGACGGATCCTACCGGCCCTCCTGGAGGAGGAGGTCACCGCCGTCTACGCCGGTCTGCGGGCCGCCACCGGGAACGACGACTACGCGATCCGGGCCCACCCCGAGCAGCGGTACGTCACCGTGGGCGGGATCCGTTCGACGGGACTGAGCGCCTCGATGGCGATCGCCGCGTACGTGGTGGAACTGCTCGCCGACGGCGGCCTGCCGGTGGCGGGGGCCCGGGACCTGGAGCCGCTGCGCATGCCGAACCTGGGCGAGGCGTTCCCGCGCCCCTACCGCGACGCCGAGTTGATCGCCCGGGACCCGGAGTACGGCCGGATCGTCTGCCACTGCGAGCGCGTCACCCGTGGGGAGATCCGCGACGCGCTGGCCTCGACCGTCCCGCCCGGTTCGCCGGACGGCCTGCGGCGGCGCACCCGGGCCCGGGGCGGCCGTTGCCAGGGCTTCTACTGCGGACCCGCGGTCCGCGCCCTGTTCGAGGAGGCCCGGCGGTGA
- a CDS encoding NAD(P)/FAD-dependent oxidoreductase, with product MSHDRTVDVLIVGAGPAGLALAARLAGAGAGHVEVLEREQDAGGVPRHCHHGGFGGPVRPWLTGPAYARRAVRAAMVAGATVRTGVSATGWAGPLTLETTSPAGLERITARAVVLATGARERPRSARLVPGSRPAGVLTTGELQQAVHLYGQDIGRRAVVVGAEPVVRHAVRTLRRAGAEVVAVVTERPRGTAVPGVPLLTATTVGELRGRGRLSGVVVRHADGRTGILACDTVVFTGDWIPDHELARRGGIAVDRGTRGPAVDASFRTSVPGVFAVGNALHGVERAATAAAEGAAAAAPVLARLAGAPWPEAGPPLVVRAPLLWVTPNRLTDLTDLTALARRPLLLRSGEPLTAPVLTAAQDGRLLWRRRFPVRTAPSRSLRLAPGWTDRVDRSGGPVVLAIG from the coding sequence GTGAGCCACGACCGGACGGTCGACGTCCTGATCGTCGGCGCCGGCCCCGCCGGGCTGGCCCTGGCGGCCCGCCTCGCGGGAGCGGGCGCCGGACACGTCGAGGTCCTGGAGCGCGAGCAGGACGCGGGCGGAGTGCCCCGCCACTGCCACCACGGCGGGTTCGGCGGGCCGGTACGCCCCTGGCTCACCGGACCGGCGTACGCGCGACGGGCCGTGCGGGCGGCGATGGTTGCCGGGGCGACGGTCCGTACCGGCGTCAGCGCCACCGGCTGGGCCGGCCCGCTGACCCTGGAGACCACGAGCCCGGCGGGCCTGGAGCGGATCACCGCACGGGCCGTCGTCCTCGCCACGGGCGCCCGCGAACGCCCGCGCAGCGCCCGGCTGGTGCCCGGCTCCCGCCCGGCGGGCGTGCTGACCACCGGGGAACTGCAGCAGGCGGTCCACCTGTACGGCCAGGACATCGGCCGGCGGGCCGTCGTGGTGGGCGCCGAGCCGGTGGTCCGCCACGCGGTACGCACGCTGCGCCGGGCGGGAGCGGAGGTGGTGGCCGTGGTGACCGAGCGTCCGCGCGGCACCGCCGTACCAGGAGTTCCGCTGCTCACGGCCACGACGGTGGGCGAACTACGCGGCCGGGGCCGCCTGTCGGGCGTGGTCGTGCGCCACGCGGACGGCCGCACCGGGATCCTCGCGTGCGACACGGTGGTCTTCACCGGCGACTGGATTCCCGACCACGAGCTGGCGCGCCGCGGCGGCATCGCGGTGGACCGGGGCACCCGCGGCCCCGCCGTGGACGCCTCCTTCCGTACGTCGGTGCCCGGCGTCTTCGCGGTGGGCAATGCCCTCCACGGTGTCGAGCGGGCCGCCACGGCGGCCGCGGAGGGCGCCGCCGCGGCGGCCCCGGTCCTGGCCCGGCTCGCGGGCGCTCCGTGGCCGGAGGCGGGACCACCGCTGGTCGTCCGGGCCCCGCTGCTGTGGGTCACGCCGAACCGGCTCACGGACCTCACCGATCTCACGGCCCTCGCGCGGCGGCCGTTGCTGCTGCGGTCGGGGGAGCCGCTGACCGCCCCGGTGCTGACGGCCGCCCAGGACGGCCGGCTGCTGTGGCGGCGGAGGTTCCCGGTCCGGACGGCCCCGTCGCGGTCGCTGCGGCTCGCGCCGGGGTGGACGGACCGGGTCGACCGGTCGGGCGGTCCGGTCGTGCTGGCCATCGGCTGA
- a CDS encoding Dyp-type peroxidase, with the protein MSVLQDGIYHGPGRRPPGHLALVFLRADPEADAAAVDGALREVTTMLRGLADGVVAELPGHPVPGAHLEFLLGFGPKAFDVAGAKLPCPAALGPRFRFRSPRPTGGGPLLVGGGLSYAADVIRNDATEEFCLQLTADTQLAVSRGVVELWKLLRGARTDDTRAATLEIAGIHTGFQRDDRRSWIGFHDGVSNLDSGDRERVISIAEADAGPDPWTIGGTCLVFARLAVDLDGWHLLPRAQQEFLVGRDKLTGAPLAGRDTEGRPVPAAGCPVAGTTEVTQPGNEDFLEPRPTADPVLLTAHVRRANLTGTADPDQSGSLRVFRQGYEFFEPVATAPGFRAGLNFVGFQDSPERVLRILTQRGWLGGVNFGGQPGPDGPAGRLLTVRAAGTYLVPPVRDGAPYPGSEVFG; encoded by the coding sequence ATGAGCGTCCTCCAGGACGGGATCTACCACGGGCCGGGCCGGCGCCCGCCCGGCCATCTGGCGCTCGTGTTCCTGCGGGCCGACCCGGAGGCCGACGCCGCCGCCGTCGACGGCGCGCTGCGCGAGGTGACCACCATGCTGCGCGGCCTCGCCGACGGGGTCGTCGCGGAACTGCCGGGCCACCCGGTACCCGGCGCCCACCTGGAGTTCCTGCTCGGCTTCGGCCCGAAGGCGTTCGACGTCGCCGGCGCGAAGCTCCCGTGCCCGGCCGCACTCGGCCCCCGCTTCCGGTTCCGCTCGCCCCGCCCCACCGGAGGCGGACCGCTGCTGGTCGGCGGGGGCCTGTCGTACGCCGCGGACGTCATCCGCAACGACGCCACGGAGGAGTTCTGCCTGCAGCTCACCGCGGACACCCAGCTCGCGGTCTCGCGCGGCGTCGTGGAGCTGTGGAAACTGCTGCGCGGTGCACGCACCGACGACACCCGGGCGGCCACGCTGGAGATCGCGGGCATCCACACCGGATTCCAGCGCGACGACCGGCGCAGCTGGATCGGCTTCCACGACGGCGTGTCCAACCTGGACAGCGGTGACCGGGAACGGGTCATCAGCATCGCGGAGGCCGACGCGGGCCCGGACCCGTGGACGATCGGCGGCACCTGCCTGGTCTTCGCCCGCCTCGCCGTCGACCTCGACGGATGGCACCTCCTGCCGCGCGCGCAGCAGGAGTTCCTGGTCGGCCGGGACAAGCTCACCGGAGCCCCGCTGGCCGGCCGCGACACCGAAGGGCGGCCCGTACCGGCCGCGGGTTGCCCGGTGGCCGGGACCACCGAGGTGACACAGCCGGGCAACGAGGACTTCCTGGAGCCACGCCCCACCGCCGATCCGGTGCTGCTCACCGCCCACGTGCGGCGGGCCAACCTGACCGGCACCGCCGACCCCGACCAGAGCGGCTCGCTGCGGGTGTTCCGGCAGGGCTACGAGTTCTTCGAACCGGTCGCTACCGCCCCCGGCTTCCGGGCCGGGCTGAACTTCGTCGGCTTCCAGGACAGCCCCGAACGGGTGCTGCGCATCCTCACCCAGCGCGGCTGGCTGGGCGGCGTCAACTTCGGCGGACAGCCCGGTCCGGACGGACCGGCCGGCCGGCTGCTGACGGTCCGGGCGGCAGGTACGTATCTGGTCCCACCCGTACGGGACGGGGCCCCTTATCCGGGGTCCGAGGTGTTCGGCTGA